From Ananas comosus cultivar F153 linkage group 2, ASM154086v1, whole genome shotgun sequence:
AAATTGCCATTTATCCAAAGGGGTTATTTGCATTTTAACCTTTCTGTATTGGATGGTCTGATCAAGTGAGAGTCTTAAGGATTTTGAATTACGTATCCCTGTGGTGATGTGTTTTGCTTGGTGATATGTTTTGCTTTGAATGTTTCTTTAATTGACAATCAAGGTGATAGCTAATGACGTCGATGTTCAAAGATGTAATCTCCTCATCCATCAAACAAAGAGGATGTCCACTGCCAACTTGATAGTAACAAATCATGAAGCCCAACATTTTCCCAGTTGTTCTTTGAAAAAGGGTCAAGGAGTTGCTTCTGAAGGGCAGGAGGAGCATGGAATACATACATTAGAGTTTGACCGTGTTTTATGTGATGTTCCTTGTAGTGGTGATGGCACCCTGCGCAAGGCTCCTGATATCTGGAGAAAATGGTAATACATATTAGTACTCAACTTCCCTTTGCATTTGATTTCATTGGTGCTCCTTGCAGTTTTCTTGATAAATGAAAGTTATTTTCAGGAATGCAGGCATGGGAAATGGTCTTCATCGTCTCCAAGTGGAGATTGCTATGCGTGGTAACTATAGAACCTCGAGCAGTTTATATGAGATCTATTTGCATATGTACTTCTGCAGGGTTATCCACTTACatatattttcaaaatcatGTATTTTCATGTCTTAACTTGAAACTTCTGAAATTGTTGATACACATGTAAAAATCAAGAGAAGCAGAGTTGTTCTATGTTGAAGAAGACACTCCATCTTTATTAAAATCTATGACGTAAATCATATTGTTTTCTACTGGGAAACTTTTGTGAAGCAGCTAGCCATAGTTACATTGTAGGCTCATGCCACTACAAGTGTTTCCATTGCAGGTTTAGCTTTGCTTAAAGTGGGTGGAAGGATGGTCTACTCTACCTGTTCACTGAACCCAGTTGAAAATGAAGCTGTTGTTGCTGAGGTTAATTTGAAATCTGCTTGAAATATTATACTATAGGAACATTTCTCATTACATGTTTTACTTGTACTTTCAAATCACTTGCTCTGTATCATGTTTGAAATTcagtaaattaaatatttgatagtCTACTTCTATGTTGTCCGAAAAGCTTAAATATATAATACCTAGGATTTGCTTGCATGATTCTTGCACTGTGTGCTTAGATCTAGCTTTTCACTCTATATGAACTATGATACTTAGGATTTATGTTTACCCTCACTTTTGATTCTTCAGAACATGGAGTTGTGCATTTGTTATTTATGGCTTATATACATATTTTGATATTTACTTCTTGAAGATTGACCCCCATTTCTATATCATTCTTATAGTTGAATATAACAATTTAGTCCGGAATTTCCTTTTTAGATAACAATTTGGCCCTTCTATTAGGACACTGTCTGAAAAATGCATCATGGAAGTGCCACCAACAGACTTTGTTTGGTTAAGTATAAAATTCGAGGATAAAATTGATATTGGGGTGAAATTTCAGGGACTAAATGTTAAAGTTAaaactttgaggatgaaattgaAATGGGGTGTCAAACTAAATTGAAACTCTAAGGACAATGTTAATGTTCAGCTCAAACTTCAGGtactaaatttgtaaattctCCATTGTTATTCAGTGATATTGATGTGCTTATTTGGCATCTTGTTTTCTTTCCCCACAATTCTACCGTCCTAGTATCCTCAAACTATCGATGTTATTCGAGTTGCctcattataataataaaattttttaaaagctgTTGGGTTTGAAACGTCACGTTGTGATTCCTTCTTACTGTGACTGCTTGATTGGAAAAGAGTTCAAAATGTGATATTACTGTTGCACTTCATACAGTTTTCATGTTTTCTGTTATCATTCATGTTGTTGCTTAGTTTGCTGGTTTCAGTATTCTTGATTAAGTTTGAGTTACCTCTGTTTAAATTAATTCCTGTGCTTTTTTCATGTTGCCTATATGATTAAATTCAATTGAAGCAAGTTTATCTCTTTCAATCCTTGTTGTTGATTCATTTTTATCGACCCATCTAGGTTCTTCGAAGAAGTAGGGGATCAGTTGAGCTTCTTGATGTCTCCAATGAGCTACCTGAATTGGTGCGCAGGCCCGGTCTTAATACATGGAAGGTCAGTTTCAACATGAACAAATTCTTTGGTGCCCACTGCCCGAGTTTTGAGTTATACTTTATTGAATTACTTTTTTGTGCTGCTTTATGCTTATGTCTTAATATTCACCAAGAGAACATCTTCAATAATCTCTAGGCACTTCTGGTTGGCTCATTTGAAGAAGTGCAAATTCTGCCTTTTTttacatctttttcttttgtaactCAACTTTTAGTTTAGAGCCCTTGAtgatattctattatttttaccTGTTGCTGTAATATTGTACTGcaatttgtttttcttattcAATATTTTGTCTTCACAAatgtttgattttgtttttttttttttttttgacccaaCACTAATAGGTACGTGATAGAGGAGTTTGGCTAACCTCTTATAAGGATGTTCCCCTCTATAGGCGAAGTGTAATATTACCAAGCATGTTTCCTTCTGGTCAAAGCTGCAAAGAAAACCATACACTATGCAATGATGTCCAAAAGGATGTAAAAATAGTTGGTAATAACTTAGGGGAGGAAACTGTAGGAGTAGTAGTTATAGAACAGGATCAGACAAATACGGAGCATCAAAATTCTTCTGATGATTTAAGCAGCAATACCATTCCATTGGACACTGTCAAAGCTGCAGCTATGGCCAATGAAGTCTCCAAAAAAAGTATACCTCCTGAGGAATTGGATAAGAATTCCATTGCAATGGAAGTTTCAGGTTTTCCACTCCATTATTGCATGAGAATAGTTCCTCATGATCAAAACAGCGGAGCATTTTTTATTGCTGTTCTTCAAAAGATGGCCCCTTTGCATGGTAATTTGGGACCGAATAACTTTTACCATATTGAGGTCTCGATGTTATTGTTGTACTCTCCTATGTTGTGATTTATGTTGTAGGAAAAGACTAACGAGTTTTTCTTTTGCAGTAGTTCCGGAGAATCATGCAAGTGAGCCAGCTAAATTTAGTCAGGTATCAGAAAATACCAGTGAGAACCCCGAGGATGAAAATGAAGCAGAAGAAAGGATATCTGGACAAGTCTCAATTCAAGCAGAAGAAAATACTGACACGAATGTTCTAGAGGAGCAACTGAAATCAAATTTAAGTACTAAAAATGCTTGCTCTACAGCTAATAACAAAGAGGAAGTGGTTAAGTGTGACGGTGGGAAGAGTGGTCACATGGGGATTAAGGATGTAGAGAGGAAAGGCAAGTGGCGAGGGGTTGATCCTGTTGTTTTTTTCACAGATGAAAAAACCATTAACAGCATACTTTCTTTCTATGGTATCAATGATGCATTTCCACTCTATGGTCACCTTGTGACTCGAAATAGTGATGCTAATCATGTGAAGAGAATATACTACATATCAAATTCGGTTCAGGAAGTCCTACAGCTGAATGATCAAGTTGGTCAGCGGCTTAAGATTACTTCCCTTGGTTTGAAGATTTTTGTAAGTGTTCTTTCTTTCTCAACCGTGTCAATGCTCTAATTGCTTTGCAGCTGTACATGAAATCTTCTGTCACTTTATTGAGCTATCAAACAGAATGTTGAATGTAATATGGCCATATTCGCCAGCTTACAGAGCTTCAAACGGAATGCTGAATGTAATATGACCATATTAGCACAGCTTACAGAGCTTCCTAT
This genomic window contains:
- the LOC109728590 gene encoding tRNA (cytosine(34)-C(5))-methyltransferase-like isoform X1; this translates as MGGGQKRGRTQRRHFKQSRENVWKLNPKKTRPDADEPDADAKANANPKWEPFATQNPGFDEYYKEQGIVPEDEWDDFISLLRKPLPAAFRINASGQFFQDIRSQLENDFMKSLQAEVTDDYEAEAIRPLSWYPGNIAWHLNFSRMQLRKNQALERFHEFLKQENEIGNITRQEAVSMVPPLFLDVLPDHHILDMCAAPGSKTFQLLEIMHQSIGPGVLPNGLVIANDVDVQRCNLLIHQTKRMSTANLIVTNHEAQHFPSCSLKKGQGVASEGQEEHGIHTLEFDRVLCDVPCSGDGTLRKAPDIWRKWNAGMGNGLHRLQVEIAMRGLALLKVGGRMVYSTCSLNPVENEAVVAEVLRRSRGSVELLDVSNELPELVRRPGLNTWKVRDRGVWLTSYKDVPLYRRSVILPSMFPSGQSCKENHTLCNDVQKDVKIVGNNLGEETVGVVVIEQDQTNTEHQNSSDDLSSNTIPLDTVKAAAMANEVSKKSIPPEELDKNSIAMEVSGFPLHYCMRIVPHDQNSGAFFIAVLQKMAPLHVVPENHASEPAKFSQVSENTSENPEDENEAEERISGQVSIQAEENTDTNVLEEQLKSNLSTKNACSTANNKEEVVKCDGGKSGHMGIKDVERKGKWRGVDPVVFFTDEKTINSILSFYGINDAFPLYGHLVTRNSDANHVKRIYYISNSVQEVLQLNDQVGQRLKITSLGLKIFERQTSKDGSTCAFRLSSEGLPLLLPYISKQILFASLADFQHLLQYRTIKFPDFVDSKFGEEASDLVPGCCVVVLREGNRSTDSTAVDASTVAIVCWKGKTNISIMVSPLDGKELLERLAFRFGIKSISLEENKKSNMEIEGVSNLEDVEPIATIETDNQEIEH
- the LOC109728590 gene encoding tRNA (cytosine(34)-C(5))-methyltransferase-like isoform X2; translation: MGGGQKRGRTQRRHFKQSRENVWKLNPKKTRPDADEPDADAKANANPKWEPFATQNPGFDEYYKEQGIVPEDEWDDFISLLRKPLPAAFRINASGQFFQDIRSQLENDFMKSLQAEVTDDYEAEAIRPLSWYPGNIAWHLNFSRMQLRKNQALERFHEFLKQENEIGNITRQEAVSMVPPLFLDVLPDHHILDMCAAPGSKTFQLLEIMHQSIGPGVLPNGLVIANDVDVQRCNLLIHQTKRMSTANLIVTNHEAQHFPSCSLKKGQGVASEGQEEHGIHTLEFDRVLCDVPCSGDGTLRKAPDIWRKWNAGMGNGLHRLQVEIAMRGLALLKVGGRMVYSTCSLNPVENEAVVAEVLRRSRGSVELLDVSNELPELVRRPGLNTWKVRDRGVWLTSYKDVPLYRRSVILPSMFPSGQSCKENHTLCNDVQKDVKIVGNNLGEETVGVVVIEQDQTNTEHQNSSDDLSSNTIPLDTVKAAAMANEVSKKSIPPEELDKNSIAMEVSGFPLHYCMRIVPHDQNSGAFFIAVLQKMAPLHVPENHASEPAKFSQVSENTSENPEDENEAEERISGQVSIQAEENTDTNVLEEQLKSNLSTKNACSTANNKEEVVKCDGGKSGHMGIKDVERKGKWRGVDPVVFFTDEKTINSILSFYGINDAFPLYGHLVTRNSDANHVKRIYYISNSVQEVLQLNDQVGQRLKITSLGLKIFERQTSKDGSTCAFRLSSEGLPLLLPYISKQILFASLADFQHLLQYRTIKFPDFVDSKFGEEASDLVPGCCVVVLREGNRSTDSTAVDASTVAIVCWKGKTNISIMVSPLDGKELLERLAFRFGIKSISLEENKKSNMEIEGVSNLEDVEPIATIETDNQEIEH